tttctgtgacaccaaacttttgaacggtagtgtatattttgtCATCTACATCTAGATTAGCTCTGAGTAGTTATGTTCACCACACCAGGTAGAGGAAATGTACACTCAAAACCCAACAAGAGCAAATATTGTAAATAGTCTTAAAACTAAATAGTAAACCATTTTACATGTGTCTAAACCTGATTATTTTTTAGTTGGGGTTAGAAGACTAAAATAAGATCTTATCATTTGTCTAAATATTCAAAGCAAATAGGCATCCTGATGTGACATGCCTACACAGGGCAGATCTGTCAGCAAATTACAGTTTAGCTCTGAGAAGGGAGGTACTTGTGTGGTGGTGGCTTTTTTATGATGTAAGGGGCAGATATTGTATAAATACTCACATCATTGTACTGGGAGGCAGCAGACTCTCCAACTTGCTCCTAACCTAAGGATATACAGCAGCAGTAGAAGGACAGTGGTGCTGAAGATTTCTTACCCCTTTTTGGAACTCATACTCATTCAACTGCATGCCGGTATGTGTGctcttcctctctatcctctTCATCTCTTGGGGTAGTGAACACTAGGGCCCTTCTGAGGCCTGACTCCTACTCCCACTGGATGTGAGCTATGACAGGGCAGGTGGAAAAGATTTTGGTGCCTTATAAAACCAAGCAGAATAGACACATTTCTGTGAGAACAGGATGAGATATCTAGGAGGCTCAGACTCACTATTCAAATGGGTTCCATGATATCTATCTCATTTGTTGTACTTACATGTGATCTGAAATGTGTGCAATCTGGTGTATGTGCAGTGTGCGGAGAGAAGAAAGAGTCCCTGGTTTACTAAATCATTTTGTTATTATTGCAACTTCTAAAGATGTGTAAGCAGTATTTAATATTTTTTGTTTAATTTGCAGATTTAACCTTAGAAAATGGAAGTACGAGTATTGAGCATCCTCATCCTCCTGGTGGCCTTGACGGCTGTTCATGGTAGTGGTTCatatgtggtgaagaaggtgatGAAGGTCGCCCCTCAATACCAGCCCTACTCTGTGAAGAGTCACGGTAAGAACCAGCATCCTAATCTGCATTGCCTAGTATGGTCCAGTGATGTCTTTGTCCATTGAAACTCTATCACAGCAATTTCAATGTGACAGTTCAACTATAGTCAATCATACATCTAACTTCTTCACACTTCACCATAAACATACTAATTTGCAAATTTGTCCACTTACCATGTAATTTACATCTGATGATTTCAGCTTTCAGTTCTTGCACAGGGACAATCAGACATACAGTTAGTGCGAGAGCACTTCTCTAATTTGAAACATGAGCTTTTACCAAATCAAATGTAGTGTAGTCATTGGCTACTGGGATCTGGATCTTTATCCAATGGCTGTTTCAGGCCTTGTGACTTTCATAGTAGCACATGTATAAGACATTATGTTGCATACTGTCTGAAGTGAGTACAATGTGTTATTACATGTTATTTCTGCCACTAAGGCTAAATAATACATCTTCAAAAGTTTGTTATATTTCTAGGACTGAGTGTTTTTGACCTTCATGATGTCTTTACTGCAATTgatttaaaatgttatttgtacTGGATTTTCAGTCAATCTCTTTGTACCTTCAGTAGGTCTTAAGAAGTCATTTTAGGATGACCAGTTAGAGCAGTAATTCATTTGTGTAGAACTTAGTGGGGCTTAAGGATCTGATGACATTTCAGTAGTTCTTTTTACATATTAAAGGAACATTTCAGTTCTGGAAGTTTGGGTGCTTTGTCAGTTCAGCTGATGGCTCATTTAAGTCATGTATAAAATGTCAAAATGTGTTGAGTTGAAAACAGCACATGAAATACTACAAGTTGAGCTGTCTATAAATTCTCTATTGTAATGAATAGCTGACTTTGCCCTACCTAACTGATAGTAACAGTACTGATACTGTATTTTTGTTTAAGTCAGATATATACTGTAGTTAACAAATGCATTACTTCATTTTATGATTCTTCTTATGTTAACCTTGCAATTAATTCAAATTCTTGCAGCAGCAAATTAAAGTAAAATTCAATAGTCATCAACTGTATTTTTAAATCATATGAAGTAATGTGTAAAATAGCCGGTGCCTCTTGTTAATGTTATATGTATTTTAACACTGTCAATTACAGTTCAATCACCCAGCAATGTGGTTGTTTGGGTGTGCCTTTCAAAAAGTAAATACATCTGTTTTAAATTAACCTAAACTGGGCCTCTACATTTGACCAAGGACATGTGTCTTTTACACCCTGGGTCATGTGACCACAAAAAAAGCAAACGAAAAGCAACTCCCTTAAATGCCACCGTCCTGCAATACAAATGTTTGTTTTCTCCCCATACTACAGTTTCTTAAGTCAGAAATGTCTGCTTTTTTGGAGGTGTGAAATAAGAAAAGGTTGAAAAAAGAAGATTACATCTAGCTAATAATTGAACAGGTTTAAATGTCTATGCAGGTTTGATTTCAGCAGTTTATACTATCATACCCAATGCTCTTAAAGGGGTAATTCCTCCTAATTCACATTGTGCGACGATTTACTTCACTCCAACAAGCAGTTTTAACATACATTTGCTGGACAAAAGGGCAGCAATAGAAAGTTCGGGAAAATGTAAATTCCACTATGCCATCACACTGCACGCTCAGTTAGCTATACAATAATTTATattattaaattaaattaattcaATAAAATTCCAATAACTTATTTCCTGAGAAGGACCTTCATGTGTGGTGACGTGTTTAGTACAGACAAGACAAATAACATAGAAGTCAAAACTCCTACAGTATGAAATAGAAACATTCTATACAATCAAAGAAGAAACAAAACACTTTTCTATTAGTAATCTACAAGCATCTCAGTATCTCAGTATTTTTCTGACCACAATATGCATGTAGACATGGTTGTTTTCTCAATTTAATTAATAAACATTTTGAGTAAAAGTGTCAAAGAAGATTGAATGACATAGAGTACACCGACACTTTGCCATTGATCAGTGGGCATATTACACATGTCTCTGAGTAGTAGTGCTGATTTAGAATCAGTTTTATATTTTAGATCgcaatgaataagattacatggacggAGGGAGCTGATCATAAATCAGCCCTTCTTACATAGCCCCAGGACTCAGTTTCCAGAAAAAGGAGGTGTGAACCAAATGTCAACCAGAGCGAGGTTAAATTGGGAAACACCTTGTCTTACTTCTGTCTAGATAGTTAACTAGGCTAACTAACTAACTTGCCTACCCAAAACAACAATGTAACACGCAATCTTGGTAAATGGTCTGGAGGTGAATTGCATTCTGGGAATCATAGTATAAAAACATAAGTGGATTCACACATGTACATGACATTTGAATATGGAAGCAATACAGAGCTACAAATTATTATTGTTCCTCTGACAATTGCTGAGTGTAACACATTACTGTACTTCTTCAAAGTTGGAACCCTCTTCATTTTTCATGTCCAAAAATTAACGTCCATCACTCAAACAAAATACTGGGGATGTACTACTACATTGCACAATATTATGAGCTGTACGCAGGCTTTAAAACTTGTATTTCCGATCCAAAGTTCCCCCATTTGTTTCCTAGGGTTGTCTAGCAGTCTAATCCGCTGCCTTAGATCATATGTACTGTGCAGCTGTGAGCATGGGTTCGAATCTGACCCACCGCTCTATAGCACCCTCTTTCCACTTATCTATCATCTCTACTGTacacctccatctctatatcctaTCCAATAAAACACAACAAATAAGAAATGCTGCCCCACATATGTACATGGGTGTTATTATTGGTATTATCTATCTTactattatttcaattaaaataataataatttgagaATGAGTGACAATAGCAGACAACCGTAGTAATTCTTAACCAGCAGAGAACACATGATAGTACATATTAATTACTATTCCTTGAATTTGTTTTTGAAAATGTAAAACATATTTCCAACAGACTTTTGCCAATAACACATTTATTACAAGAGGATAATTTTTCATCTGTGGTATTAATAAGGTGACTTGCTATTTCCTCACAGTGGTGTCGGTGGCGGGAGAGCCCGGTGCGCCAGGTGAGCCCGGCTCAGAAGGCCCCCCTGGCCCACCTGGCCCTCCAGGGGAAAGTGCTGTGGGACAGCCGGGACCCGAGGGCCCTGTCGGACCGCCCGGACCTGCTGGCTACTCCGCACCTGGCAAACCTGGTTCCTCAGGTGGGCCTGGTAAGCCTGGTGTTCCTGGCGCAGCTGGCAAGAAAGGAGAGGTGGGCACAGCTGGACTTCAAGGGCCTAGGGGCATGCCTGGACCTACTGGACGTTCCGGACCAGCTGGGATCTCTTCCACTGGCAAGCCTGGACCTCATGGTCTGCCCGGAGCAATGGGGCCAAGAGGGGAAACAGGCCTTAAGGGACATCCAGGTATGCCTGGTTTACCAGGAGCTAAGGGTGATAGAGGAGTGGGTATCCCAGGGGCACAAGGTGAGACAGGGGCTGTGGGACCTATGGGACCAGCTGGACAGCCAGGAGCAGCCGGAGTTGGAAAGCCAGGCAAACCAGGAATCCCTGGTGAAGCAGGAAAGTCAGGTAGCCCAGGTAGGGATGGGGGCGCTGGTCCCATGGGTTTGCCAGGTGCTAAGGGCCACACAGGGGCTCCTGGTGTAGGTATGCCTGGAAAACCAGGTGATAATGGGGCTCCAGGTATGCCTGGTGCAGCTGGTCCTAAAGGTCATCAGGGAGCAACAGGAGCAACTGGTGCTCCCGGTATCCCTGGATATGGAAAGCCAGGAGCAAATGGACAGAAGGGTGAGAGGGGAGTTGTAGGAAGCACAGGCACAACAGGTCAGAAGGGTGAGCCAGGAGCACAGGGATATACCGGTGCTACTGGTGCTACTGGGCCCATGGGTCTCACTGGTCCTCAGGGTGCAAGAGGATTCCAGGGAGATACTGGGGAAATGGGTCCCAAAGGTGACACAGGTGCAATGGGACCCCAGGGACCAAAGGGATATAAGGGAGATCAGGGAGCACAAGGTTTCCAGGGAAAGCAAGGTAATACTGGAGCAACAGGCCCAACTGGTGCCACAGGAGCTACTGGAGCTCCAGGTAACAAAGGTGACACTGGTCACACAGGTTCAACTGGTGCTTCAGGTGTCCCAGGACCTGCCGGGCCCAAAGGTTTCCCAGGGCGCAATGGTGAGGCAGGTGAGGCTGGAGCTGCTGGAGCCTCAGGTCCCAGAGGACCTGTTGGGCCTACTGGTGCCGCAGGTACACCTGGCCTTAAAGGACACCCGGGTCTCCCTGGAGCACCTGGCCCAGCTGGACTGGCCGCTAAGGGAATCCTTGGCCCTCTTGGTCCCCCTGGTCTCCCTGGTGCTGATGGTCAGGATGGTGGCCAAGGCCCTGCTGGCCCTCCCGGCCCACCTGGTCCTCCCGGCGAGTTCTTTTTCGAAAAGAGCATGGGCATGGGTGAGGTCATGGTGCCTACTCTTGTTAAGGCCCCTATGTCtgctttctctgtttctctggctaGGCCTTATCCTCCATCTGGGGAACCTATTAAGTTTGACAATGAGGTGTACAATGCGGAGAATCACTATGACACTACCACTGGGCAGTTCACTTGCCAGGTTCCTGGAGTCTACTACTTCTCATACACCATTCACGTGAATGGGGCTCATGCTCTGGTGGCTCTGTACAAGAACGACAAGCCAGTCATGTTCAGCTATGATGAGTACAACAAGGGCTTCCTGGACCAGATGTCCGGTAGCACTGTCCTTATGCTCGATGTGAACGACACAGTCTACCTTCAGATTCCCGATGATGAGGCCAATGGCGTTTTTGCCGCTGAGAATGTCCACTGCTCTTTCTCTGGGTTCCTTATCGCTTCAACGTGATACGGTGTCACCCAATAACAACACAATTAAATCTGCAAGCTATTTCTTAAACAAGTAAACTCTCTGTCTTTCCCAACCAGGCAGTTGTCTCTTTTTTTTGATTAATAGAAGCATCTCGACTTGAAAAATCCAAGAAATGGGTGCTAAGAAGAAAGAAATAATTTATCAAAGAGGTTATCAGGGATGGGGAGGCAATCAACAAAGTTACCAATGATTcagaattgtatttttttgtgagtGGAGGCAACATGTGAAATTTAGATGTTATGGCTATGTTGTGTCTTGAAAAAGTTTttgttttaaattattattacaGCAGGTGATTCTTGttttgtgtatgtctgtgttttTGTACAACCTTGTTTTTGGTGACCGATTCGATAACCTTATTAAAAGTTCATAATGACTTTCTGTGCACCATTTTGTACCTGACTTCTTTGTATGTGACTTGGATATTGTGAAATGGCAATGGTTAAATTGACTATTAGAAATAATACACGATATAACACACCACAAAATACTGTCATACAAATACAAATGGTTTATTAACAACATTTATTATATCCCCAAATATTCCTAGTCATGTAAAGCATAATGACCAAAATAAATGATGCCTTAAACATTTTTTTGGTGTGAGTGGGACTTTTTCAAACAATGCAAAGGCCATTAAAATGCACACGGAACACTGATGTTCGAGTCACAATTTTAAGTCATAACAGTATCTAGAATGCTAGCTGATCCCGAAGACTTCAAGTCATTGCTCTAACGCTAGTTTCTAGCGAAACTACCTTTAACTTCCTTCAAAATGCAAACAGAGACATGATTATGGTACCCATGAGTTTATCTGACTGAGTAAGTAGAAACATTACCAACATTGTGCATATATAACCTTGCCTGAGACTTGAAGACATTAACCTAGTTATTGCCTATGCTATAGCTCAGCAGGCGAACATTGTTGTGGTGTGTACATGGCCACAGTTAGTGCACCCCAAATCAAAATATacaaaattataataattatatGTATGTGTAAAACTAGGCCTTAATTACTCCTGTGTGAGTGTAGAAAAAAATACTAATTTAAACCCAGTCGCTCACAAATGGACAATATGGAAATAGAGTATTCTCAAATATTAAATTATTCTTTACTAAAGGAAATTATGAAAGCTTGACCAATATTTCTCAACTGAATAATCTTATTTAAATACCTAAGCATGTGAGAACAAGTATATCATTCAGGAACAGTAAATCCATACTGTATGTCATACTATAAATTGACAATTACACCACACAGCATTTTTAAAACCTACTTTCAAAAACAACACAGCGTACTAAACTGTATCTTATGCAGACATATTGTAAATAAAATCCTGTACTGGGAACATGTTGGGGATCTAAAGAAAGGGGCCTCTACCACATGATATGCCCTTGGTTGGCTGTTGGTGGCTGAAAATAGGTGGTGGGATAGGGGCAGGGAATATCCGGCAGGCCACAAGATGGCAGGCCAAATGTTGTTTAATCCTCACTGGAAAAGAGGGGTGGTGGTTAGGTGGGGTTGGCCAGACAGACTCTGGGTGGAGGAAACTGGGGACTAGCTGCCACAAGCCATAGGCATCTAAGGAGGCTGCCATCTTGTGAGAAGCTCATGGTTGTGTGGGAGGTGGAATGGAGGTGGGATATAAAGGAAGGTAGCGCACTGGCAATCAGAGGGTGGGAAACAGTTGTAGACACCTTGGTCATGTCCGAACAGCTGTAGTGTTTTCAACTCTTCACCTGTCCTTCGTAAGCACTAATCTAAATTGACTGGATAAGCAGGGCAAAACAGTGAAATCCAATAATTTCAACTATCAATGTTTATGAGAGAGATAGTGGTGCAAAGTTAAGACAATTGGGACACAGGCAAGGATCTGGATCCATGTAAGACTCATACAGACATGTACATGAGGTTGGAACCACAAGCCTCAGGTCCAAAAAGGAGGCCCAGTACAGAGAGTGGGGGCAGGAATATTACATGTAAAACACTCCCTTATTGCCGTGGCTGTGTTTGAGGTATAGAGTTAATTTGGGAGTAGAGTAAATGGATGGTTTAAATTTGTCTCGAGTGCAGCTGTGGTAGACTGAAAAAAGCCCAGTtgtgtctgctgctctctcctttaTACTTACAAAACACCAAATCAGAATCAGATGGTAGAGGCCATTGTATGGAAATGGAAGACTGTGTAAGCTTTGCCGGTGTGAATAATACCTGTTACTGTTCAGTCCCCTCGCAACTTACCAAGTGTGCATATTTGTATTGTGAGCGGAAGTCACTTTCATTACCATGCCACTCCTTGTTTATTCCCTTCAGCCTGCATACTCTAATGACCAACTTCGACCAAATATTACCCCCATAGTCCCCAGAAAATGggacacatcaatagacagtatGTTTTTACATTGAGGATAGTGGCTAGGCAGGGTTGGGGAAGTTGCCCTCCTTTCCCTTGCCCGCCCTTCGCCAGAGCGAGAGGACATAGTTCACAAAAAGGTTTTATGTTGAAACAAAAGCATCCCGGTGCTCCACCGCCGTGCGACGGTAAGGGGAGGCATTAAACTGCCTGTGCGCAGAGCGGTTGGCTAGGTACCCGGAGCCGTACGAGGGTCCTGGCCTAGACCCAATCGCTTGATGTTGGAGACCGAGGTGGGAAGACCCGGTTCACTGGAAACCCCCGATCCCCTTCGGACGAGGCCGCAGGTGCGCCATGCAGCCTTGCCTAACGGGGAAAGGGGGCTGGAGCCAGTCGGGGGCAAGCCAGGTGACATGGAGATGCTGGGAACCGAGCTCGAGCGGGTGCCAAAGCCACCCTCCCAGCTCAGAACTCCACATTGAGGGAAAGGAGAAGTGGAGGGTGTGggccccctaccctacccagtcCTCAGAATGTCATAGATACTCCCACTGTTTGCCCGCACATCATTGGTCTGTTTCCGATCTGCACTTGTTTGATGGCCCTCCGGCCTGCAACCGTTTTTACTGTGATATGTATTCctctaactgcagctctttgctAAGTGTTGCATTGATTTCaatcgctgtagtagctgacatgtatagtgttgagttatctgtatacatagacacactggctttacttaAGGAAAGAGGCATGGCaatagtaaagattgaaaaaagtaaggggacATGGGGAATTcttgattctacctggattatgttggagaatcttccattacagaacaccctctgtgttctgttagacacgtaactctttatccacaatataacagggggtgtaaagccacaaAACATACATTTTCCCGTCAGCAGACTTTCATTGATAATTTCAAAAGTCGCATTGAATTCTatcaaaacagcccccacaatcattttatcatcaatttctctcatcCAATCATCAGTAAGTGCCATccgtgcttgttgaatgtcctttcctttaagcatgctgaaagtctgttgtcaatttgtttagaATAAattagcattgtatctggtcaaacacattttGTTCCCAAATTTTACTAAGAGTTGGTAACAGgatgattggtcggctatttgagacAATAAAGGGGGCTTTACCATTATTGGGTGGCGGAATTACTTTAGCTTTCTCCAGGcgtgagggcacacactttctagtaggcttagattGTAGATTTTGCAAATAGAAGTGGAAATATCGTCCGCTTATTATCCTTTTCCATCCAAGTTTTCAGgccctggtggcttgtcattgttgatagacaacaatttTTTCACctttccacactcactttacggaattcaaaatggcaatgcttgtctttcataatttgataattcatacttggatgtgtagtgtcagcgtttgttgctggcatgtcatgcctaagttttaTAATCTTGCCAATGAAGATAATCACAAAAGtaattggcaatatcagtggcttttgtgatgaatgagccatctgattcaatgaatgatggagcaaATGTGTCCTTTTTCCCCAAAAAtgaatttaaggtgctccaaagctctTTGCTATCATTATTTatatcatttatctttgtttcataatGTAGCTTCTTCATTTTATTAattttagtcacatgatttctcaatttgcagtttGTTTGACATTTGATTGTGCAGCCAGACTCATTTGCCACTCCTTTGTTTCGTCCCTCTAAgccatcattttttaaaattcctcatcaatccaaggggatttaacagttttacaGTGATTTTCTTAacgggtgcatgcttattagtaactgctcctcattacacaccacagagcaAAGAATcagacctcttatacactatattaggcccagcctttggaactttggttttccaaGAGATGGctactacagtgcattcgggaactattcagaacccttcactttttccaaattttcttaagttacagccttattctaaaattgattaaataacaCTTTTTCCTTatcaatgccccataatgacaaagcaaaacgttTTTTTATATTTACTAAAAAGAAAATCCGAAAAATTATGTGAACCCTttagaattacctggatttctgcataaattggtcataacattttttctgatcttcatctaagtcacagaAATAGACTCACACATTCTGCTTAAAGTAATAACACTCAAACAATTATAAttgttcatgtctttattgaacacaccgtgtaaataTTCACAGTGTAGgatggaaaaagtatgtgaacccttggatttaataacaggTTGACCCTCCTGTGGCATCAATAAcatcaaccaaatgttttctgtagttgcggataagacctgcacaatggtcaggaggaattttggaccattacTCTTTACAAAAATGTTTCAGTTccacaatattcttgggatgtctggtgtgaacaaacctcttgaggtcatgccacaacTTCTCattcgggttgaggtcaggactgactgggctactcaagaaggtgtattttcttctgtacaagccattctgttgttgatttacttctgtcttttgggttgttgtcctgttgataCACCTAACGATTGTTAAACTTCAATTGTCGGatagatagccttacattctcctccAAAATTTCTTGATAAAGTTGGGAATTCATTTTAtcatcgatgatagcaagctctccaagccctgaggcagcaaagcagccccaacaTAGTTTACAGTTGGGATGCGGTTTTGATGATGTGCTGTGCTTTTTTTTCttcacacatagtgttgtgtgttccttctaaacaacacaactttagtttcatctgtccacagaatattttgccagtagcactgtggaacatccagatAATCTTTTGCTAatttcagacg
This genomic interval from Oncorhynchus keta strain PuntledgeMale-10-30-2019 chromosome 2, Oket_V2, whole genome shotgun sequence contains the following:
- the LOC118402496 gene encoding collagen alpha-1(X) chain-like; its protein translation is MEVRVLSILILLVALTAVHGSGSYVVKKVMKVAPQYQPYSVKSHVVSVAGEPGAPGEPGSEGPPGPPGPPGESAVGQPGPEGPVGPPGPAGYSAPGKPGSSGGPGKPGVPGAAGKKGEVGTAGLQGPRGMPGPTGRSGPAGISSTGKPGPHGLPGAMGPRGETGLKGHPGMPGLPGAKGDRGVGIPGAQGETGAVGPMGPAGQPGAAGVGKPGKPGIPGEAGKSGSPGRDGGAGPMGLPGAKGHTGAPGVGMPGKPGDNGAPGMPGAAGPKGHQGATGATGAPGIPGYGKPGANGQKGERGVVGSTGTTGQKGEPGAQGYTGATGATGPMGLTGPQGARGFQGDTGEMGPKGDTGAMGPQGPKGYKGDQGAQGFQGKQGNTGATGPTGATGATGAPGNKGDTGHTGSTGASGVPGPAGPKGFPGRNGEAGEAGAAGASGPRGPVGPTGAAGTPGLKGHPGLPGAPGPAGLAAKGILGPLGPPGLPGADGQDGGQGPAGPPGPPGPPGEFFFEKSMGMGEVMVPTLVKAPMSAFSVSLARPYPPSGEPIKFDNEVYNAENHYDTTTGQFTCQVPGVYYFSYTIHVNGAHALVALYKNDKPVMFSYDEYNKGFLDQMSGSTVLMLDVNDTVYLQIPDDEANGVFAAENVHCSFSGFLIAST